The Elusimicrobiota bacterium genome includes a window with the following:
- a CDS encoding ABC transporter ATP-binding protein, with protein MNAVEVQNLSVRFGEFTAVDTISFHVKPGEIFGFLGANGAGKTTTIRVLTGLLPPSEGMVRVAGLTFEDGEQAIKSRVGYMSQRFTLYNDLSVQENLSFAAGLRKIPPAPSNERIKRLLNFIQFGSPLKTLVQNLPGGLKQEVSLVAALLHDPEIVFLDEPTAGVSPSARARFWGLIRSLAKEGKTIFVTTHYMDEAEECGRIALMRAGRVIALGSPSELKKQAFPERLMEIQWKDNPPPDWHRSLLSGPAVSVVPYGLYYHVLIQDPVGWAQFLSTHADHMVARDIPPSLEDVFIRLVEGVER; from the coding sequence ATGAACGCGGTGGAGGTCCAAAATCTTTCGGTTCGGTTTGGGGAATTCACAGCGGTGGACACGATTTCTTTCCATGTGAAACCGGGGGAAATCTTTGGTTTCTTGGGCGCCAACGGTGCGGGAAAAACCACCACGATTCGGGTTCTCACCGGCCTGTTACCCCCTTCAGAAGGCATGGTTCGTGTGGCCGGACTCACTTTTGAAGATGGGGAACAGGCCATCAAATCTCGCGTGGGGTATATGTCCCAACGGTTCACCTTATACAACGATCTCAGTGTTCAAGAGAACCTTTCCTTTGCCGCTGGACTCCGCAAAATTCCGCCGGCTCCTTCAAATGAACGGATAAAACGGTTGCTCAATTTTATCCAGTTCGGGTCCCCGTTGAAAACCCTGGTTCAGAATTTGCCGGGGGGACTAAAACAGGAAGTCTCTCTTGTGGCGGCGCTCTTGCATGACCCGGAAATCGTTTTCTTGGATGAGCCCACCGCCGGGGTATCGCCTTCGGCGCGGGCGCGGTTTTGGGGACTGATTCGTTCCCTGGCGAAAGAGGGGAAAACCATTTTTGTCACCACCCACTATATGGATGAAGCCGAAGAATGCGGGCGAATCGCGCTCATGCGCGCAGGGCGAGTGATCGCTCTGGGCAGTCCCTCCGAATTAAAAAAACAAGCCTTTCCGGAACGGTTAATGGAAATCCAATGGAAAGACAACCCGCCCCCCGATTGGCATCGATCCCTTCTTTCGGGCCCCGCGGTTTCTGTTGTGCCCTACGGGTTGTATTACCACGTGTTGATTCAGGATCCTGTCGGCTGGGCTCAATTTCTTTCTACCCATGCCGATCACATGGTGGCCCGAGACATTCCCCCTTCCCTCGAAGATGTCTTTATTCGACTTGTCGAAGGCGTGGAGCGATGA
- a CDS encoding ABC transporter ATP-binding protein: MKSDLSIDVLNLHKRLGTTCALTGATLRFEAGGLYGLIGPDGAGKTTLFRTLVGLLHPDQGSVTYRDKNNVIPFAVARAGVAYMPQQQSLYPDLSIDEHLHFFRDLHQISQGDFESRRARLLHLTRLEKFTDRPAGKLSGGMYKKLGLMCALLPTPSVLLLDEPTNGVDPISRREFWELIHELRSEGVLTIIATAYMDEAERCAEVYLMEKGQVLLSGPPRRILESQNAANFSELFIRRAGAGE, encoded by the coding sequence TTGAAGTCCGATCTTTCCATCGACGTCCTCAATCTTCACAAACGCCTCGGGACAACATGTGCGTTAACGGGGGCCACACTCCGCTTTGAAGCGGGAGGGCTCTATGGATTGATTGGGCCCGACGGGGCAGGGAAAACGACGCTTTTTCGAACACTGGTTGGCCTTCTCCATCCGGACCAGGGGTCCGTGACTTATCGCGACAAAAACAACGTCATCCCCTTTGCCGTGGCCCGCGCCGGAGTGGCGTATATGCCACAACAACAAAGCCTTTACCCGGACCTTTCTATCGATGAACACCTCCATTTCTTCCGGGACCTCCATCAAATTTCTCAGGGGGATTTTGAGTCCCGTCGCGCCCGTTTGCTCCACTTGACCCGCTTGGAAAAATTCACGGACAGGCCCGCTGGCAAGTTGTCGGGGGGGATGTATAAAAAATTGGGGCTAATGTGCGCGCTCCTGCCCACCCCATCCGTCCTCCTTTTGGACGAGCCCACCAACGGTGTCGATCCCATCAGCCGTCGTGAGTTTTGGGAATTGATCCACGAACTCCGGTCGGAAGGCGTGCTGACGATCATCGCCACCGCCTACATGGACGAAGCCGAACGATGCGCTGAAGTCTATCTGATGGAAAAAGGTCAAGTACTGCTGTCGGGACCTCCACGAAGAATTTTGGAAAGTCAAAACGCCGCAAATTTTTCGGAACTCTTCATTCGTCGCGCCGGAGCGGGCGAATGA
- a CDS encoding efflux RND transporter periplasmic adaptor subunit, with amino-acid sequence MQIKRIIIPILLIVVALIVWRLNLPKEFRYAGTLEATEVDISPRLPAPLLTLPSPEGSPVVTGQILARLDGEDLRLAADQAARDYARAIRLNKNGSLPVEALERYRFRKEETALRLSWCTIVSPLDGVVLRRYHEPGEWVTPGQKILTLANLRELYAYVYVPAPVMEKLAINQTVSALLPFAKTKSKTGKIVSIRNEAEFTPKNVQTQTERERLVFGIKVVFENTDGALKPGMSVEITF; translated from the coding sequence GTGCAAATAAAAAGAATTATTATTCCAATCCTTTTGATTGTCGTTGCATTGATTGTGTGGAGATTAAACCTTCCCAAGGAATTCAGATACGCCGGGACCCTTGAAGCCACCGAAGTGGATATCAGCCCTCGTCTTCCGGCTCCCCTGCTCACTCTCCCTTCCCCGGAAGGGAGCCCCGTGGTCACCGGTCAAATCTTGGCACGACTGGACGGGGAGGACCTTCGCTTGGCGGCGGACCAGGCCGCACGGGATTATGCCCGGGCCATCCGTCTAAATAAAAACGGTTCTTTGCCTGTCGAAGCTCTTGAACGTTATCGTTTCCGGAAAGAGGAAACAGCTCTCCGGCTTTCCTGGTGCACCATCGTCTCCCCTCTGGATGGGGTGGTTTTGCGGCGTTACCACGAACCCGGGGAATGGGTCACCCCTGGGCAAAAGATACTCACTCTGGCCAACCTCCGGGAACTCTACGCGTATGTTTACGTCCCAGCCCCTGTCATGGAAAAACTGGCAATAAACCAGACGGTTTCAGCCCTTCTCCCCTTTGCAAAAACGAAATCGAAAACAGGAAAAATCGTCTCCATTCGAAATGAAGCCGAATTTACTCCTAAAAATGTCCAAACCCAAACCGAACGGGAACGCCTGGTCTTTGGGATCAAAGTGGTTTTCGAAAACACAGACGGCGCGTTGAAGCCTGGAATGTCCGTAGAAATAACCTTTTGA
- a CDS encoding TolC family protein, translating into MKWPLLIFPLFCGFAWGQTLDFDLATVEQKSLAHSPLLKAHRETANASKFRSAAQRSRLWPSLGIEASYRHQSEVPSFKASPVSPLIEMGDNENYSLGPAVSWLAWDSKAVKWTVAAMDHQAIAQTQEVLATEVQLRLAVRVAFFQIQGQVEGLRFVGEGLRLAQAQRSDITIRHQAGSASRQDLLLAEAEVMARRQDFRKAQTTLSGGVRNLMALMGEDQEIDLSRPLSADLSLNRPAGVPDPTVVLTVPAPSALRDQFETAMDRSFNEKHPGIRSLVYQTQAAQSSAQAVKAGNGPIVQLTAKSSFDYPNGPVHERIHQNAIGAMAHWPLFEGGRVLRETREREAMARSLEERRRQTEENLQRDWRMLREEISGLKEEFVLANQSLLYYQQLAQLAYASFQAGQKPFLDVQAANLALLNAQVKSAKTEVEILSRLAVLSSLTSEVAPCK; encoded by the coding sequence ATGAAGTGGCCCCTGCTCATTTTTCCTCTCTTTTGTGGATTCGCCTGGGGTCAAACCCTAGATTTTGATCTCGCGACAGTCGAACAAAAATCGCTGGCTCACTCTCCTCTCCTTAAAGCCCATCGCGAAACAGCCAATGCCTCAAAATTCAGATCGGCCGCCCAAAGGTCCCGTCTCTGGCCTTCATTAGGGATCGAAGCCAGTTACCGCCATCAATCCGAAGTGCCTTCGTTCAAAGCCAGCCCCGTTTCCCCGTTGATTGAAATGGGGGACAACGAAAATTATTCCTTGGGACCGGCCGTCTCGTGGCTGGCGTGGGATTCGAAGGCAGTGAAATGGACTGTAGCGGCTATGGACCATCAAGCGATTGCTCAAACGCAGGAAGTCCTCGCCACAGAAGTGCAACTTCGGTTGGCGGTTCGCGTGGCTTTCTTCCAAATTCAAGGCCAAGTGGAAGGATTACGGTTCGTGGGAGAGGGGCTCCGTTTGGCTCAAGCTCAACGATCCGATATAACCATCCGACACCAGGCGGGTTCGGCCAGCCGACAGGACCTTTTGCTCGCGGAAGCGGAAGTGATGGCTCGCCGTCAGGATTTCCGAAAGGCCCAGACAACGCTCTCAGGGGGAGTCCGGAACCTTATGGCTCTCATGGGGGAGGACCAAGAAATTGATTTAAGCCGACCTTTATCAGCTGACCTGTCCCTGAACAGACCTGCAGGTGTCCCGGACCCAACGGTGGTCCTTACCGTCCCAGCGCCATCGGCCCTGCGTGACCAATTTGAAACCGCCATGGACCGGTCGTTTAATGAGAAACACCCGGGAATTCGTTCTCTTGTCTATCAAACCCAAGCCGCCCAGTCCTCGGCTCAAGCGGTGAAAGCGGGCAATGGACCCATTGTTCAACTTACAGCAAAATCCAGTTTTGACTACCCCAATGGTCCTGTTCACGAAAGAATACATCAGAACGCGATCGGCGCCATGGCGCACTGGCCCCTCTTTGAAGGGGGACGTGTTCTTAGGGAGACCCGTGAACGTGAAGCGATGGCCCGATCTCTCGAAGAACGTCGTCGTCAAACCGAGGAAAATCTACAGCGCGACTGGCGGATGCTGAGGGAGGAGATTTCCGGGCTCAAAGAGGAGTTCGTTCTTGCCAATCAATCCTTGCTTTATTACCAACAATTGGCCCAACTGGCTTACGCTTCCTTTCAGGCAGGCCAAAAACCGTTTTTGGATGTTCAGGCCGCCAACCTGGCCCTGCTGAACGCCCAAGTCAAATCCGCGAAAACAGAGGTTGAAATTTTATCGCGCTTAGCGGTTCTCTCCAGTTTAACTTCCGAGGTGGCCCCGTGCAAATAA
- a CDS encoding TetR/AcrR family transcriptional regulator — translation MTRPSKDIDQKLIVAARALVADKGFGALTVRAAAARARVNPGMFHYHFRTKRVFKRRILESIYEDFFERFTQSAKGVSPLDKLRESLRYVGRFSRDHRREGFTLIQDALSGDQDTVEFMGTHFLRHMKILMGLAADAQKAGQLDPAPLPFVMTFIMAGVGLPHILLESFKSVKVRHPYGFPFSEVEEALLTDEAIDQRVQAVLRGLGASA, via the coding sequence ATGACACGTCCTTCCAAGGACATTGATCAAAAACTTATTGTCGCGGCTCGTGCCTTGGTCGCGGACAAGGGGTTTGGCGCCCTCACCGTTCGTGCGGCGGCAGCTCGGGCACGGGTGAACCCAGGGATGTTTCACTACCATTTCCGAACGAAACGGGTCTTTAAGAGACGCATACTGGAATCCATTTACGAAGATTTCTTTGAGCGGTTTACCCAATCGGCAAAGGGGGTCAGCCCTCTGGATAAATTGCGGGAATCTCTCCGGTATGTGGGCCGATTTTCCCGGGATCATCGCCGAGAAGGATTTACCCTAATCCAAGACGCCCTCAGCGGGGATCAGGACACGGTGGAGTTCATGGGGACCCATTTCCTTCGTCATATGAAAATTCTCATGGGGCTTGCCGCCGACGCCCAAAAGGCGGGACAATTGGATCCCGCTCCCCTTCCCTTTGTGATGACATTTATTATGGCGGGGGTGGGCCTTCCCCATATCCTCCTGGAATCCTTTAAATCCGTGAAAGTGCGCCACCCCTACGGGTTCCCGTTTTCAGAAGTCGAAGAGGCCCTCCTCACAGATGAAGCCATTGATCAACGTGTTCAAGCCGTGTTGCGCGGGTTAGGGGCTTCCGCATGA
- a CDS encoding WG repeat-containing protein, translating into MGLSPDEVVSFEAKPDPKRQQAVIAIGLGILLLLGGFLYQKFSTVTLGENETGFPILVDGKWGFINAKGKNVVLPRFDAAERISGGMAAVMVDNEWGYIN; encoded by the coding sequence ATGGGTCTTTCCCCGGACGAAGTGGTCTCGTTTGAGGCCAAACCCGATCCAAAAAGACAACAGGCCGTTATCGCCATTGGCCTAGGAATTCTGCTCCTCCTGGGTGGATTTTTATATCAAAAATTTTCCACGGTCACGTTAGGGGAAAATGAAACCGGCTTTCCGATCCTGGTGGATGGAAAATGGGGGTTTATAAACGCGAAAGGAAAAAATGTTGTTTTGCCTCGTTTCGATGCCGCGGAGCGAATCTCCGGAGGAATGGCCGCGGTCATGGTTGATAACGAATGGGGATACATCAATTGA
- a CDS encoding WG repeat-containing protein: MFHEGVALARLISGYWEIINTKGEVIGTTALDPIGRNGGTEVATFHDGRALVENLQGKKVFINTSGTIVGGMFDEAFPFSEGVALVKKPGLSVWSFIGPDGSFFMPYSFLRASSFSEGVAAAERIEGRNDPGMGFINKSGEYVLRPHYREARPFSNGLAWVVTPEGTCAAVDRVG, from the coding sequence ATGTTTCATGAAGGGGTGGCGTTGGCCCGGTTGATCTCCGGCTATTGGGAAATCATCAATACGAAGGGAGAAGTGATCGGAACGACCGCGTTGGATCCGATCGGAAGGAATGGGGGTACAGAAGTGGCCACTTTTCATGACGGACGGGCTTTAGTTGAAAACCTTCAAGGTAAAAAAGTTTTTATCAACACCAGTGGGACCATTGTGGGCGGAATGTTTGATGAGGCGTTCCCTTTTTCGGAAGGGGTGGCGTTGGTGAAGAAACCGGGCCTTTCTGTTTGGTCTTTTATTGGTCCGGACGGATCCTTCTTTATGCCCTACTCCTTTTTGCGCGCGTCGTCTTTTTCGGAAGGGGTGGCGGCGGCGGAAAGAATTGAGGGACGAAACGATCCAGGGATGGGTTTTATTAATAAATCCGGGGAGTATGTGTTGCGACCCCACTATCGGGAGGCGCGACCTTTTTCCAATGGGTTGGCCTGGGTGGTCACTCCGGAGGGGACTTGCGCGGCTGTCGATCGAGTGGGATGA
- a CDS encoding N-acetylmuramoyl-L-alanine amidase: MALLLGCVGLPLLAQGKRAPWPAEKVNTVVDGKIKEGVQVLQVDEEPMISLRTIKKIFGGRVQWKRVSRRVVYHSQGQRAEFGLDLSTAVVAGKNILMTPAVRAWGDEVYLPASLLITPEFQNLVASVVQWDPARRNLTVDPSPEVSSPRFYSYPSSARVSVDIGPHVNYHVLAKRQEAITIRLYGGRAKEWEKISINDGAIQAVEVAPRSRTTDLIITVASGTADPSIYLEESPRTLVIEVARENGPFSPTPIPVQKHLPRPQPLSPPSTTETVLAPPARARPRSDIDAPYLALSPLRTIVIDAGHGGKDAGAVGPHGTLEKEANLQIALALAKVLNNEGRFKVILTRTDDRFLTLQERSSIANKAKADLFISLHCNAGLKSDAHGFEVFFLSEKASDDDAAAVARRENAVVELEGIAGKARHELEGLLWSLARNEHMNDSSAIAGHITLQVAQRLSMLNRGVKQAGFYVLRGTSMPAILVESAFITHPKEEGLLRSARFHQKLADALYAGLLDYEKKRIQSRLVNTKGNRGG; encoded by the coding sequence GTGGCTCTTCTTCTGGGGTGTGTGGGTCTTCCCCTTTTGGCGCAAGGAAAGCGGGCTCCTTGGCCGGCAGAAAAGGTCAACACCGTTGTGGATGGAAAAATCAAGGAAGGGGTTCAAGTGCTCCAGGTGGATGAAGAACCCATGATTTCCCTTCGAACGATCAAAAAGATCTTTGGAGGGCGCGTTCAATGGAAACGGGTTTCTCGGCGCGTGGTCTATCACTCCCAAGGACAAAGGGCCGAATTTGGCCTGGATCTTTCCACAGCTGTGGTGGCGGGAAAAAACATTTTAATGACGCCCGCGGTCCGCGCGTGGGGGGATGAGGTCTATCTTCCTGCCTCACTCTTGATCACACCGGAATTTCAAAATCTTGTGGCTTCCGTGGTCCAATGGGACCCCGCCCGCAGGAATCTCACGGTGGATCCTTCCCCCGAAGTCTCTTCGCCTCGGTTTTATTCTTACCCGAGCAGTGCCCGTGTTTCTGTGGATATCGGGCCACACGTGAACTACCATGTCTTGGCCAAACGTCAGGAAGCGATTACCATTCGGTTGTATGGGGGGCGAGCCAAAGAATGGGAAAAAATATCGATTAATGATGGGGCCATTCAAGCTGTTGAGGTCGCCCCTCGCTCACGGACCACCGATCTTATTATCACCGTGGCCTCAGGGACCGCTGACCCCAGCATTTATTTAGAAGAATCACCCCGTACCCTCGTGATTGAAGTGGCCCGAGAGAACGGACCCTTTTCACCCACCCCCATCCCGGTACAAAAACACCTTCCACGACCCCAACCCCTCTCCCCGCCCTCCACGACCGAAACCGTGTTGGCCCCTCCTGCCCGGGCTCGCCCTCGATCGGACATCGATGCGCCCTATCTCGCCCTTTCCCCTTTGCGCACCATCGTGATCGACGCAGGTCATGGCGGCAAAGACGCGGGCGCCGTGGGGCCCCACGGAACGCTTGAGAAAGAGGCGAACTTACAAATCGCTCTCGCCCTCGCCAAAGTTCTTAATAATGAGGGTCGATTTAAAGTAATTCTTACGCGAACCGACGATCGATTTCTCACTCTTCAGGAAAGATCTTCCATCGCCAATAAAGCGAAAGCAGACCTTTTTATTTCACTCCATTGCAACGCCGGACTCAAATCAGACGCTCATGGGTTTGAAGTATTCTTCCTTTCAGAGAAGGCGTCTGACGACGATGCGGCCGCGGTGGCTCGTCGCGAAAACGCGGTGGTGGAACTGGAAGGAATTGCGGGAAAAGCCCGGCATGAATTGGAAGGGTTACTCTGGTCTCTGGCGCGAAACGAACACATGAACGATTCTTCCGCCATTGCGGGACACATCACACTTCAAGTGGCCCAACGGCTTTCGATGCTCAATCGGGGAGTGAAACAAGCGGGCTTCTATGTCCTCCGAGGAACGTCCATGCCCGCCATATTGGTCGAATCGGCGTTTATCACTCATCCCAAAGAAGAAGGCCTTCTTCGGTCCGCGCGCTTCCACCAAAAATTGGCGGACGCCCTCTACGCCGGTCTTCTGGATTACGAAAAGAAACGAATCCAATCCCGACTTGTCAATACGAAAGGAAATCGCGGAGGGTAA
- the tadA gene encoding tRNA adenosine(34) deaminase TadA, producing MKTTRQKKRKTFNINGITDRNNPGVLVSSRSLDGKFRFDTKYMRLALEEARLAAAADEVPVGAVVVHRGRVIAKGRNRIRERCDPTAHAEILALRSAGTHLKRERLTEATLYTTLEPCPMCAGALVLARVKRVVYAASDPKAGAGGSLMDLLRHPKLNHQILVTGQVLSGLSRQRLVRFFKLKRKKA from the coding sequence ATGAAAACAACTCGCCAAAAAAAACGCAAGACTTTTAATATTAATGGAATTACAGATAGAAATAATCCCGGAGTATTGGTTTCATCCCGCAGTCTGGATGGGAAATTTAGGTTTGATACAAAATATATGCGGCTGGCTTTGGAAGAAGCCCGTTTGGCGGCCGCAGCGGACGAAGTTCCTGTGGGAGCGGTGGTGGTTCATCGGGGCCGTGTGATTGCTAAAGGGCGAAACCGAATTCGCGAACGGTGCGACCCAACGGCTCACGCGGAAATTTTGGCTCTCAGGTCGGCCGGAACACACCTCAAGCGGGAGCGCCTAACGGAGGCGACTCTTTACACGACTCTCGAACCCTGTCCCATGTGCGCGGGGGCGCTGGTTTTGGCTCGCGTAAAACGGGTGGTCTATGCGGCATCGGATCCCAAGGCGGGTGCCGGGGGGTCCCTGATGGACCTTCTGCGTCACCCAAAGCTTAACCACCAGATTTTGGTGACGGGTCAAGTTCTCTCCGGATTGTCGCGTCAAAGGTTGGTCCGTTTTTTTAAGTTGAAAAGAAAAAAAGCTTGA